CTAAATACAAAAACAGCAATCTTGTCCAGCTGGCAGAAAAAGAGGATTACCTGACGATTGGCGAAAAGATAAATGGCGGGCAGGGCTACGCTGATGACTTTGCCAAAAAAGCAGGCAATTATCTCCGGCTATTTAAATCAGACAAGAAAACCTCACAGTTGCTGGGTTGCCTGGACATCAGCACAGAAGGATACTGCGGTGAGAATTCAAATTGCGAGCCAGGAAAAGAATGCAACTTGAGCACTCACACATGCCAATACAAGCAAGCGCCTGAAGTGCCGGGCCCAATAGGATGCCCGAATGCATATTTATTTTCGTGCAATGACCCAGTAAGTTATGTTATCAAAAAAATTATGCCTGTCATTTTCAATAAAATTGTGCGCGAATGCTCTGAAGGATACATTTACGGAAAAGACAGGCGTTGTCATTCAGAATGCGGCACTGGCGGAACATACTGCGCAGGAAATTCAGAATGCTTTAATGGCAATTGCTTTGATTGCGATATAGGCTATTACTTAGAAACAGATGGATTTTGTTATCCAGAACCTGCAACCACCTGTGACCCTGGGTATATTTTAGGCAACGATGGCTTCTGTCATCCAGAATGCGGCAACAGCGGAACATACTGCATAGGAAATTCACAATGCTACAGCGGACAATGTGTAGGCTGCGACCCAGGATACTACCTAGCAATAGATGGGTATTGTTATCCTGAAAATGGCGGCGAAGATACAATCTGCCCTGAAAGCTACATCTACGGAGACGATGGATTATGCTATCCTGAAGATGGAGGTACTTGCGATCCAGGATATTACCTAGCAATAGACGGATTATGCTACCCAGAAAATGGAGGTGATTGCGAACCGGGATATTACCTAGCAATAGACGGATTATGCTATCCTGAAAATGAAGGATCAAGCTGCGATCCAGGATACATCCCGGGAGCAGATGATTACTGCCACCTAGAATGCGGCAACAGCGGAACATACTGCCTTGGAGATTCAGAATGCTTCAACAACCAATGCACAGCCTGCGATCCAGGATATTACCTAGCAATAGACGGATTATGCTATCCTGAAGGAGGTACTTGCGAACCAGGCTATTACTTTGCAATAGATGGATTATGCTATCCTGAAGATGGAGGTACTTGCGAACCAGGATATTACCTAGCAATAGACGGATTATGCTACCCAGATACTTCTTGTAATTTTGGGTATATTTTAGGCGAGGATGGGTTATGCCACAAAGAATGCGGGATCAGCGACACATACTGCATAGGCGATTCCACGTGCTACATGGGGCAATGCATTTCTTGTGAATCAGGTTATTATCTTGCAACAGATGGGTATTGTTATCCTGAAGGAGGCTCTTGTGAATCAGGTTATTATCTTGCAACAGATGGGTATTGTTATCCTGAAGGAGGCTCTTGTGAATCAGGTTATTATCTTGCAACAGATGGATACTGCTACCCAGAGAATGGAGGATTAAGTTGCAATCCAGGTTATTATCTTGCAACAGATGGATACTGCTATCCGTACTGAGTGCGAGCTGATGTCCGCATTAATTTGTATATGGCTTTCCAGGTCATGTATACTTTCTAATCGTCTAACACTTGAAAATGATATTGTCAAAAACCACCCATCATAGATGGGTGGCATGTAGCTACGTTCCATCGCATCAGGTGGTTTTTGAGCATGCTCAGAATTTTCCACATACAAAAAAGGTTGGCTTTCTGCCACCAGTCAAAGACTGGATGGAAAATTCTGACATTTTTAAGCCAATAAAATTTATTTAAACTAAAGTATGTCACCCGAACTTCAGGTGGACTTATTAGTGAATGGTGGTTCTTGACATCTATACTAGCGAAACCATTATAAAGATAAAATAAAAGTTTAAGCCATATATACCATGAAAAACCGGCTAATAGAATTCTGGAAAAAAGAAAAAATTGTAAAAAACGAAAAAGTATTGGAAGCGTTCAAAGCAGTTCCTCGCGAATTGTTCATTCTTGGCGGCTATGAACATGAAGCTTATGGAGATTATCCTTTGCCGATTCAAGCAGGCCAGACAATATCGCAGCCGACAACTGTGATGATAATGACTGATGCACTCAATGTTAAAGAAGGACAAAAAATTCTTGAAATTGGAACAGGCTCAGGCTATCAAGCCGCGATATTAGCTGATCTCGTAGGTAAAAAAGGGAAAGTAATAACAACAGAAATAATAAAAGAATTAGTTGAATTCTCAAAAAACAACATAGGAAAATTAAAAATAAAAAACATAAAAATCCTGCATAGTGATGGAAGTGAAGGCTACATTAAAGAAGCACTGTATGACCGAATAATCGTCACTGCAGCCTGTCCGAAGATTCCGCAGCCACTGGTTGATCAGCTCAAGGAAGGCGGAATAATTGTTGCGCCAGTTGAAAGCATTCTGGGCCAGGAAATGGTAAAAGGCATTAAAAAGAACGGCAAATTAATAACAGCATCGCTTGGATATTTCAGTTTTGTTCCATTAAAGGGAAAGCACGGTTATTAGAGCCCAACATCTACCCTGCACTTGCAGTACTGGCAGAAAACAGCTGTTACGCCTTCGCTCAAATTAGCGCGGATATCATTGCTGCATGAAGGGCATTTATAGACCATTGATTCCTGTTCAGCCATAAAATGCAGAAGATGGTTTTTATTTAAAGCTTTTGTTTAAAAAGCTAGGAACATTAGTGACTCTGCTTTTGCTTTGTTATTTTTCCGGGGTTCTTATTTATCATTTCCACTATTTCCTTCCAATGCAACAGTTTATTTTTAGCCCCGGGATGAGTTATAACAGATTCAGAATTTGCAATACCTAGCTGCAGGCAAAATTCAATGCTTTTTCCTTTCATCAACCCAGCAACAAACGAAGCTGCAAATGCATCTCCTGCGCCAGTCGCCTCTACAACCTTGATATGATGCGCCGCAATATGATATGAATACTTTCCATCATAGCAATAGGCTCCTTTTTTCCCATCTGTTATCACAACAATGCCCGCTATAAGTTTTTTTAATTTTTTTAATAAAACTGCAATATCTTCGCTTTTTCCGGCTATATAGCCTGCTTCCTCTTTATTCAGAATTAATACATCTATATTTCTCAGCAGTTTTCCTAAAAACCCGACTCCTTTTTCAGCCAGATAAGCGCTGGGGTTGAATGCTGTCTTTATATTGTTCCTAACAGCAAAATCAGCCAGCTTTTCAACTGTTTTATATGACTCGTTAAGCATTGACCCGATATAAAACCACTTCGTTTTTAACTTTGATTTTTTAACTTCATTATAGCGCAGGTCATCATTCGATCCTTTAAACGCCAAAATCGTCCTGTCATGCCCCTTTGCATCAAGTATAATTGAAAAGCCCGTCCTTCCTTTCGGAGAACAAATAATTAAGCTTGTATCAACATGCTCTTTTTTCAGGGCATTTATTATCCTCTGCGAGTTCGTTCCGCATCCAGCCTTGCTTACACAGGCAGCCTTGAACCCCAATCTTGAAAATACAGTTGCTGTGTTTGTTCCTGCTCCGCCTGTATCAACCCTTACATTTTCAATAAGAATTTTCGATCCAAAAGGAACCCTTACACATCCCCTATGAACATCTTGAAAAAGCCTGTTTCCTGTATCAACAAAAGTATCAACAACAGCAGAGCCGATTGTTATGACATCGTACATTTTATATTCTGAATTAACCTCATTTATAAAGCTTTTTATAAAAATCTAAAGAAAATAAAAATAAAAAATAAAATAAAAATCTACTTTGATTTGGCCATGTCAACGATCTCTTTCAATGAGACCACGATGACAGCAGGTACAACAATCGCCATTATGTACTTCACTATGCTATCGATATAATTACCGATATATAGTATTTCCTTTAGTCCTGCTGCTCCTCCTCCTACGTACAATACAATAGCCAATATTGCTGAAACCGTCAAGAACTGCATTGTCTCTTTTCCTGTTACATTCAAGAATCCTATTACCAGTCCCAATATCACAAGTATTGAAACCAGATATGGTTCAGCAGGTTGCAATGCTTCTAGACCGCCTAACAGGCCCAGCACTAATGCAATAATTATGCCCACTATGAAGGCATACTCTCCTACTTTTTTGTCCATTTTATGAACACCTCCTTTTTTTAACCAAAAGCATCGCTTCTGATTTATAAGCATATATACCCTAGAATATGTGATATATAAAGGTTTCGGAAATTGTTTATAAAGAAGAGGTTTTTGAACTTTTTGCTAAAAACCCATTTTATCCAGAATCTCATGCAGGTTCCTTGTATTCAGGAACGCAGCTATCTTCTTCCAGTCTTTTCCTGCCTTGACAGCAAATGCCATCTTCAGCGCCTCTTTTTCCTCATTTGTGATCCTCGCAAACTTGTCCGCTTCTATCATGCCATAAGGATAGCCTGGCAGCACAGGGTCAGAAGCATTAAGTGAAAGGCCTGAAACTATGCCGGCAATATCGAATTTAACGTTTTTATAAGCCTCAAATCTAAGGTTGTAGCTTGATCTTTCATCTAATTTAACAATAAACAGCTCTGCCTTGTGCTTTTCGCTGTTTATTTCAGCAACAGGATGATAAACCCATTTCTTATAAGGTGAAATGCCATCAAGCAAGGCAATATACGATCCTCCGGTTTCAGTGAACAATGTTGAAGTCTTGGAAAGCGCTGTTATTATTATGCCTCTTTCTTCGGCTTCATTATAAAGCATCTCCAGTACATTTTTTTCATTCGTATAATTTGCCTGCAATGTGCCGTCCAAAACTATAACGTCATTTGCTTCTAGATCTTTTGCAGTCTCTAGTGCAAGCTTTATCTCAGAGAATCTTCTTATCACATCGCCTATTTTTGATATGCTTATCTGGTTGTTTCCTTCTTTTATCGTGGCATCGTAGGAATCAAATGAAAAGGATTCAATATCAAAATTCACAGGAAATATTTCTGTCTTATAAAAAATATTGCCGCCATCATTCAGCGAATTGATCAATAAATAAAATTCAAATTTCTCTGCTTTGATCCTTTTATTTTTTTCATAGATCGTATAATAAAGCCTTATCAGCTGCAGAGAAAAGTTAGAGGCAGACAGTATCTCCGCATTGCCTCCGTCAATAAAGGCAATCTTGTTTTTATTATTGGCAGTTTTGATCTCCTTAAAATTATCTTTAGAAACCTTGACCGGCTTGTATGCCTTGTCTGAAAACATGCAGTAGCTTCCCTGGTTTTCTGTGTCTGTATTCAGGAATCTTATTATCTTTTCAAATATCTCGGAATTCATGAATACAGAGTGTTTTGCCTATTTATAAAGATTTGTTCAAAACCTATACTCGCAGACAAAATAATTTGTAATAATTGTCTGCTTGTAATATCCCAGAGGGATACAAAAAACGCAAAGCGTTTTTTCGTAAGCAAATGACATAGTTTTGTATAAATAATTGTGTCATTTGCTATATCTCAGCACTCTCTTGGCCAGTTTCCTCAGGTTCTTTTCAATCCCTTTGCTCTGCTTCTCTGCTTCGTTCATTATCTTGAGCAGCAATGCAAATCCGTCTTTTTTCGGTAATATGCCTTTCTTCATCAGGTATTTTATCTCCCTCTCTGCAATGCCTTTTGTTATTGAAACTGCTTTTATCCCGAGCTTTGCTATTTTCTTCGCTTCTTTTATCATTTTTCACCTCCTAATATTTTCCTTCCCTTAAAATTGATATTATTAATACTGCACCCAACACAAAAACAACAGCCAT
The Candidatus Woesearchaeota archaeon DNA segment above includes these coding regions:
- a CDS encoding protein-L-isoaspartate(D-aspartate) O-methyltransferase, giving the protein MKNRLIEFWKKEKIVKNEKVLEAFKAVPRELFILGGYEHEAYGDYPLPIQAGQTISQPTTVMIMTDALNVKEGQKILEIGTGSGYQAAILADLVGKKGKVITTEIIKELVEFSKNNIGKLKIKNIKILHSDGSEGYIKEALYDRIIVTAACPKIPQPLVDQLKEGGIIVAPVESILGQEMVKGIKKNGKLITASLGYFSFVPLKGKHGY
- a CDS encoding carbohydrate kinase family protein, encoding MYDVITIGSAVVDTFVDTGNRLFQDVHRGCVRVPFGSKILIENVRVDTGGAGTNTATVFSRLGFKAACVSKAGCGTNSQRIINALKKEHVDTSLIICSPKGRTGFSIILDAKGHDRTILAFKGSNDDLRYNEVKKSKLKTKWFYIGSMLNESYKTVEKLADFAVRNNIKTAFNPSAYLAEKGVGFLGKLLRNIDVLILNKEEAGYIAGKSEDIAVLLKKLKKLIAGIVVITDGKKGAYCYDGKYSYHIAAHHIKVVEATGAGDAFAASFVAGLMKGKSIEFCLQLGIANSESVITHPGAKNKLLHWKEIVEMINKNPGKITKQKQSH
- a CDS encoding DNA double-strand break repair nuclease NurA — encoded protein: MNSEIFEKIIRFLNTDTENQGSYCMFSDKAYKPVKVSKDNFKEIKTANNKNKIAFIDGGNAEILSASNFSLQLIRLYYTIYEKNKRIKAEKFEFYLLINSLNDGGNIFYKTEIFPVNFDIESFSFDSYDATIKEGNNQISISKIGDVIRRFSEIKLALETAKDLEANDVIVLDGTLQANYTNEKNVLEMLYNEAEERGIIITALSKTSTLFTETGGSYIALLDGISPYKKWVYHPVAEINSEKHKAELFIVKLDERSSYNLRFEAYKNVKFDIAGIVSGLSLNASDPVLPGYPYGMIEADKFARITNEEKEALKMAFAVKAGKDWKKIAAFLNTRNLHEILDKMGF